In a genomic window of Borrelia maritima:
- the nusB gene encoding transcription antitermination factor NusB: MHEVRVLAFQKIYSIDINKSAMDDIFDIFNIEDKGLDMENESIKLFYSSLVNGTFDNLEHIDSLIRDISLNWSLDRIDKVDLAILRMGVYSLKFQNFENSKRAVIDEAILIAKKYGSRNSYKFINGILDALLKNMENCIEKK; encoded by the coding sequence ATGCATGAAGTTAGAGTTTTAGCTTTTCAAAAGATTTACAGTATTGATATTAATAAAAGCGCAATGGATGATATTTTTGATATTTTTAATATTGAGGATAAAGGATTAGATATGGAAAATGAATCTATTAAGTTGTTTTATTCTTCTTTAGTAAATGGTACTTTTGATAATTTAGAGCATATTGATAGCTTGATTAGGGATATTTCTTTAAATTGGTCCTTAGATCGTATTGATAAGGTTGATCTTGCAATACTTAGAATGGGTGTCTATTCTTTGAAGTTCCAAAATTTTGAAAATTCAAAACGTGCCGTAATTGATGAAGCAATTTTGATTGCTAAGAAATATGGAAGTAGAAATTCTTACAAATTTATAAATGGTATATTGGATGCTTTATTGAAAAATATGGAGAATTGTATTGAAAAAAAATAA
- a CDS encoding tetratricopeptide repeat protein: MKKNKILVFILLFLFLIFLGGFYFYFNPNILYFLKGEKDFSKLIMGIDFYIDKKKFAEAKKAIRFSSYYANTEFKWLALIKRAKVWALNTDDYRLMGDIVDLSVKVLPGNLKLRSLEVYSKLKIGLLKDAYGIANQYLLNSEEYKGLYDEVFMKNLSLDNGILDFKKFIDKIYREKDARIFEEIGLNLKNNAFLVNAMLLYIEKKNMDAARRILFKIKEDKNFFRELAYISYNLNNLDFTISNLRFIKNENDPTLLFLLADAYFKKGDIKNAKNEYLKLYTKFPDYNVLVYLNLALIANNENDSKRAISYLNKANEVFKDNKIINYYLANIYFKIKNYFKTNEIIANYKEDPLFFKLYFALNYANSEYESKKSYLWRLFYKTDYNSSVAQFLAWNLLLYSDLKDLDLFFKIYNFYENKQDWYDFYKFYYYFLKRDFISSKRIIFDNKSSKYMFGIYYNLGVLSFSEKNYKEAERYFNQGISLLPSSFYDKGYNSDYERELVSKIYLKQGINYLYLGKMEKGKEAILTSYSFYKTDEGRLYKNMIDTLRERKLNFD, encoded by the coding sequence TTGAAAAAAAATAAAATTTTAGTGTTCATCTTATTATTTTTATTTCTGATTTTTTTAGGTGGTTTTTATTTTTATTTCAATCCCAATATTTTATATTTTTTGAAAGGTGAAAAAGATTTTAGCAAGCTTATTATGGGAATTGATTTTTACATTGATAAAAAAAAATTTGCTGAGGCTAAAAAAGCAATACGATTTTCATCATATTATGCTAATACTGAATTTAAGTGGTTAGCTCTTATCAAAAGAGCTAAGGTTTGGGCTTTAAATACAGACGACTACCGCCTTATGGGCGATATAGTAGACCTTAGTGTTAAAGTTTTGCCGGGTAATTTAAAACTAAGATCTTTAGAAGTTTATTCTAAGCTTAAAATTGGGCTTTTAAAGGATGCTTATGGAATTGCAAATCAATATCTTTTAAATAGTGAAGAGTATAAGGGCCTTTATGATGAAGTTTTTATGAAAAATTTAAGTTTAGATAATGGGATTTTAGATTTTAAAAAATTTATTGATAAAATTTATAGAGAAAAGGATGCTCGTATTTTTGAAGAGATAGGCTTAAATCTTAAAAATAATGCGTTTTTAGTAAATGCAATGCTTTTGTATATAGAGAAAAAAAATATGGATGCTGCTAGGCGCATACTTTTTAAAATTAAAGAAGACAAAAACTTTTTCAGAGAACTTGCATATATTTCATATAATCTTAATAATTTAGATTTTACAATTTCTAATCTTAGGTTTATAAAAAATGAAAATGACCCAACTTTACTTTTTTTACTTGCTGATGCTTATTTTAAAAAAGGAGATATTAAGAATGCTAAGAATGAATATTTAAAGCTTTATACAAAATTTCCTGATTATAATGTTCTTGTTTACTTAAATCTTGCGCTTATAGCTAATAATGAGAATGATTCTAAAAGAGCAATTTCTTATTTAAATAAGGCTAATGAAGTGTTTAAAGATAATAAGATAATAAATTATTATTTGGCAAACATATATTTTAAAATTAAGAATTATTTTAAAACTAATGAAATTATAGCAAATTACAAAGAAGATCCTTTATTTTTTAAACTTTATTTTGCATTGAATTATGCAAATTCTGAGTATGAGTCAAAAAAATCTTATTTGTGGCGACTGTTTTATAAGACAGATTACAATTCTAGCGTTGCACAATTTTTGGCTTGGAATTTGTTGCTTTATTCAGATTTAAAAGACTTAGATTTATTTTTTAAAATTTATAATTTTTATGAAAATAAACAAGATTGGTATGATTTTTATAAATTTTATTATTATTTTCTTAAAAGAGATTTCATTAGTTCAAAAAGGATAATTTTTGACAATAAATCTTCCAAATATATGTTTGGAATTTATTATAATCTTGGAGTTTTGAGCTTTTCTGAAAAAAATTATAAAGAAGCAGAAAGATATTTTAATCAAGGAATATCTTTGTTGCCTAGTAGTTTTTATGATAAAGGTTATAATTCTGATTATGAGCGCGAGCTTGTATCAAAAATATACTTAAAGCAAGGAATTAATTATCTTTATTTGGGTAAAATGGAAAAAGGCAAAGAAGCTATTTTAACTTCTTATTCTTTTTATAAAACTGATGAAGGAAGGCTTTATAAAAATATGATAGATACACTTAGGGAAAGGAAGTTGAATTTTGACTAA